The window TTTCAAAGTGAACTCACCCAAAGCATAAACCAAACTAGGGAAAAGGTTTTGTCACCATTAGAGATCTCCTGATTAATAGTAATTGCACTCCTGCAAGTGTAAAGCATCTGATACCTGCTCAGAACTGAATACAAACATGGATGCTAACTGGACATTCCTTTTCTAAATACAAACCTAATTTTCATTCATTAGATGAGAGTCTTCATTATAGTCTAAGTATTAATCCTTTGATCCTtataaaacatatttttttttatttttcccctgtaGAGTTCAGTATTATATAAACAAACTGTCTTGTGTAACACACTACTGATTATTATTAATCCTGGTACTTCTCTCTGAGTTGGAAATATGCAAAATTAATAATCTTCATTTCCATATTGGGATTCTAGAATTTAGTAAATGTAGAACTATGATGGAGAACCACTTGAGAGAGAGTGAGACTCCCCTCTTTTTTTCAAAACCTCAGTTTAGATTCAGTCAGAAATTGCTCTTTTTGCACAGGGGCCTTTAATCCTCTCCTGTTGTCCTGTCAGTTCCTCCAATTTTCCATGTTTGCTGCTCCTATAACAGCAGAATACCTTTTTTTGACTCATATGGGTGAAGAGAGAATGAAGCTCCAACTTAAAGGCTAAAAACAAAGAATCacaggttgggagggaccttaaggtTCATCCATTCCACCCCCTTGCCATGTACAGGGACACCTGCTACTattccaggttgctcagagccccatccagcctggccttggacacttccagggatggggcagccacagctgctctgggcaacctgtgccagggcctccccactctcacagggaacaatttcttcctcatatccaatctaaacctactcctgtcagtgtgaagccattctcccttgtcctgtccctgcaatTTCTGATGAAgagcccctctccagcttcctGGTAGCCCCTTCAGATATTGGATGCATGACATGgtaattttttaaataataaaataacacaCCACCTGGCAGTTTGTCTGCTGTGCTTGGGCAGGATGGTGCTAGTCAGAGATTCCCTGTTTCTGCTGGAATCTTGGATACCTCAGGTCTCTGCATCAGTAACATAACAACAATTTCCCATTTCATACAAGGgattcctttttttgtttgttttcatcatTGATGCAAACTTAAGGTGATTCAGACCCCAAGAGGTTTGGTTTGTGTGATTGTTTTCAAAAATGGATCTTTTTTCCAGTAGACCCCAAGCTGGAAAAATCTGACTTGTACTTACAGACAGCAGTTTACTGAGAAAACAAGATTTGAAGCTAAGGAACTTTTCCCAATGTCTCCCAGGTTTCTAAGAGCCACTTTGGCATTCAGACTGAGTGTGACAGACAGTTCCTTTTGCCTCTGGCGAGCGTGGGGGCCGCGGTTATCTCGTGATGTAGAAGCGGGGGCTTGGGAACCTCCTGGCCTCCATCATAGCGTGGGGATCATCGGGGTTCACCACGTCGTTCTGGTTGATCCTCATGGGCTCTCTGGGCATGTGGGGAAagtctgctggctgctgctgcagggagccaaaCACTGGGGTCTTCCTCTGTGGGACCAGGATCTGGTGAGGATCTACAGGATCAACGTCTGCGCTCCTGGTGTGTCTGTGGGGCTCGGGGGTGTTGAATCGGAACAGAGGGATCTCATTCTTCCTGGACAAAAACTGGGAGTATGGTGGTGGATTCATACCAGGAGAGAAGGCTTGTTTAACTCTGCCCAAGCTCACCAAGAAGTGGTGTTTGGGGGACTGGTACACATCGTACCCGTTTTCCAGTGTCCTGTGGTTGAACACACAGTCCTCTTGGCTGAAGTAATGCTGAGGGGAAGAAATAGGACACCTGTGAGCAGAATCTGGTGAATTGCAAACACTGGTTAAAGAGGGAAAGAAGGGTGAGATCTTGCAGCAGGTGTTTTTCTAATCTCCCAGGTCTGTGTCTGACCCAAATGCAGATCAGAGTTGCATGTCCACGCTTTCAGCAAAGGAATTTTAATGAAAAACCCTGTTTTCTTCCAGAGGGTCCCCAACCATGGCTTTGTGCTACAGATTGGTCCCTCACTGGATCTAATTTCTGTAATATGGGAAAGTTGGtgatggtggttttttttgttggtgatggtggttttttgggtgtttttttggggttttgttgttgatgatggtggttttttgtttagttggttggttggttttgtggttttgtttttttgggttttttttgtcctcATTTACCCAGACAGGATCTCAGATGATTTTTGTCAGCTCTACAACTTAATACAATCAAAGGAGAGAGCAAAGTTTGACCTTTGTCAGATCTTCTCTAACACTTCCCCCTCCACCTGCAGCTACCCAGGCTTGCCCTGGCTGGGGAAATGGGCATCACAGCAGCAGAATGCACTGGCCATTCAGCCCCAAGGCTTAGGAAAGGTCACTCACCGAGCCAAATATGTTTCCTTTTGTGTCCATGCACAGGTAACATCCACTCTTCACACCTGTGATTATTACTGAGCCAGCACCCTCAGACCTGATCATTAGGGCACCTGTTCAGAACAACAAAAACACCAAATCCATTTCAACAATGCATTTACAGATCCATGGATGCTCTGGATGGAAGTGACCTCTGGAAGTTCAAACCAATCTCCCACATGACCTTTCTTTTATGCCAGTCTGGTCTTCCATAGTTTCTCCCTTTTTAACTGATCTTTGCATGCCCATGGGACTGTTGCCCACCCTAAATCAGGTTTGCTGTGGCTTTGGAAAACTCCCGAGATGGAGGGCACCTCTCTGGGTGTCCTGTTCCAATGTGGCACTAACCTCCCAAAGACATTTTTATTTCCCTCTGAAGTCTCAAATTGTGGTCTGAGGACATTGCCCTCAGTTCTGCCATTGCCCACATCCAGGGGGAGCTTGTCCCACTCATCTTTGTCACTGCCCTGTGGTattttttcagtggtgcccagcagtGACATTAGTGGAATGGGCAGGAGCTGATACTCAGGTGGAAGTTCCACCTGGACAGGAGGCAGAACTTCTGTCCGGGGCAGTGACTGAGCactgaacagattgtccagagagggtGCTGAGTCTcctcactggggatattccagaaccatctggacacaatcctgtgccctgtgctgtgggatggccctgctggagcggtagGTGGGACCAGGTGACCCCCTGTGGTGCCTTCCAACCTCAACCAGTCTGTGATTTTGTCATTACTTTGCCCTTAACATCCTTTTTGCTGGACTAAAACTACAACAGATCATGATCAAGGCCCACTGGAAACCCTGTGGCCGACCAACTCCACCTTCTACTCATCCACCATGACCTGGGGTTGCTGTAGTGTTCTAAGAGCAATGTCACTGGTACCAGGTAAAGTGGGAATAACAACTTTGGTTGATCTGCTCCTTGCATCTGACAAGTGCCTGTTGCCTTGTCCCACCCAGGAGATCTGTGCACACCCAGGCCATGCCATCCTGGTGCAGAACTTGGCACTTCCCATTGTCTGGTGGCAGCAAATCAGTCACCCTCCCTCTTGGTATCCCGTCTGTTGTCTGATTTCCATCTTTCCTGCTCCACCATTCCAATCCTGCTATGCTTGTTTCATGGCATATATGGGAAAATGTGATATTTTGCTGTCTGTTGTTCTCTAAAATCCCACACTAGTTCTTGACCAACATATCTAAAATGAGTTTCATAAAATCTTTTAATATGTAGGAAGAATAATAAGACAGTGACAGCATTTCTGTGTTTCATTATCAATTCCTTAAAAAATAGCAGAATGTGATCCTTTTTCCTCATTAATTAAATTATAACTTTAAAAACCATCCTTATTTAGTTATGTGAAAGCTTCATTACCTAGGCTTAGATTATCTGAATGTATAAAATagatgtaataataataataataataataataataataacaacaacaacaacaacaacaacaacaacctgaTTTTATGATGCATAGCTACTTGTGATTTGAATGCTGCTAAGAGAGAAGTATTTTTGAAATGCTGTAAAAG of the Melospiza melodia melodia isolate bMelMel2 chromosome 4, bMelMel2.pri, whole genome shotgun sequence genome contains:
- the FGF23 gene encoding fibroblast growth factor 23; the protein is MERRAIPQGIPCSSLLLLLCSLKASLAFPNSSPLLSPSWGSGDRLMHLYTDTERSSFHLQINADGYVDGAPHQTIYSALMIRSEGAGSVIITGVKSGCYLCMDTKGNIFGSHYFSQEDCVFNHRTLENGYDVYQSPKHHFLVSLGRVKQAFSPGMNPPPYSQFLSRKNEIPLFRFNTPEPHRHTRSADVDPVDPHQILVPQRKTPVFGSLQQQPADFPHMPREPMRINQNDVVNPDDPHAMMEARRFPSPRFYITR